A genomic window from Parasteatoda tepidariorum isolate YZ-2023 chromosome 10, CAS_Ptep_4.0, whole genome shotgun sequence includes:
- the LOC107456256 gene encoding small nuclear ribonucleoprotein Sm D2 — protein MTTSLLQKPKSEMTPEELAKREEEEFNTGPLSVLTQSVKNNTQVLINCRNNKKLLGRVKAFDRHCNMVLENVKEMWMEMPRTGKGKKKAKPVSKDRYISKMFLRGDSVIMVLRNPIPASKP, from the exons ATGACCACATC ATTGTTGCAAAAACCTAAGTCAGAAATGACACCAGAAGAACTTGCTAAACGCGAAGAAGAAGAGTTCAATACTGGTCCTCTGTCTGTTTTGACTCAATCTGTGAAAAATAACACTCAAGTCTTGATAAAttgcagaaataataaaaagttacttgGCAGAGTAAAAGCATTTGACAg gCATTGTAATATGGTGCTTGAAAATGTGAAAGAGATGTGGATGGAAATGCCTAGAACTGGTAAAGGTAAAAAGAAAGCAAAGCCTGTTAGCAAAGACAGatatatatcaaaaatgtttttgagagGAGACTCTGTAATAATGGTTCTTAGAAATCCTATTCCTGCTTCAAAACCATAA